The genomic region TTCATTTGCTGAAATGCATATTAATCCAAGAAAAACTCCAAAGATAATTATTGCTGGCATCCCGATTTTTGCTGTAATTTCTATTCCCTTTCTTAAACCTTTTTGAAGAATAAACCAGTTAATTGCAATGGTTAAAAGGAGGAAAAGATAAGCCATAGTTGAAGGTTTTGTATATTCTTTAAAGAAACTTACATATGGCTTGACTGCTTCATGAGTATCAGAACTGATTACAGGAGTTGGCATCTGACCAAAAAGAGAAAGAAATGCGAAGCCCAAGGTCCAGGATTCAATGTATATGTAATACATGCAAATAAGTAAAGGTATGGCAACTCCTATTGAGCCAAGAATTCTTGCCCAGCTTGCATGATTGAAAAAAAGACCTAAAATTCCAGTCATAGAGCCATGACCACGTCTGCCTGCATATCTTCCTATGACCCATTCAACGATCATTAATGGAAATCCCAGAAGGAGCAGAGCAATGAAATAGGGAACCATAAAGGCTCCACCACCATATAAAGCAGCCTTTGAAGGAAATCTGAGAATATTTCCCAGTCCAACAGCATTGCCTGCTGCGGCAAGAATTAAACCAATTCTTGAACCCCATGATACTCTTTCCTGCATAGAAAATATATTATAATAAAAAATGAAGTTTGAGCCAAAATGGATAGCATGGGAGATAACCCGTAGATGCAATCTTCACTGCATTCACTGTCGTTCTTCTTCAGAAGAAGTAGTCAAGGAACATCCTGATCCTCCAAAGGAAGAATGTTTTAGAATCATAGATGATATATCTTCCTATGCTCAACCTGTTATAGTTCTCACAGGAGGAGAGCCTCTTTTAAGAGAGGATGTATTTGATATTGCAGAATACGGGCGTAGTAAGAATTTAAGAATATGCATGGCAACAAATGGGACACTGGTTGATGATGAAATCTGTAAAAAAATTAAAAATGTGGATATAAAAATGGTTTCTCTTAGCCTTGATGGTCCTGATGAAAAAACGCATGATGACTTTCGTCAGCAAAAAAGTGCATTTAAAGCAACAATAAATGCTGCAAAGCTTTTTAAGAAGTATGAAATTCCCTTTTTAATAAATTCTTCATTTACGAAAAGAAATCAAAAATTTATTGAAGATACCTATCATCTTGCAAAACAGCTTGGAGCAACTGCCTGGTATATGTTTATGATCGTTCCCACTGGAAGAGGTGAGGATTTGCTTAATGAGCTTATAAATAAAGAAGACTATGAAAAAATACTACACTGGCATTACGAGATGGAGAAAAATGAAAAGGACATGCTTGTAAGACCAACCTGTGCTCCTCAGTATTACAGAATAATTTTAGAGAAATCAAAAAAAGAGGGTGAAAAGTTTGAGAGAAGATCCCTGAAGTTTTCAACTGGAGGAGCGAAAGGATGCGTGGCAGCTCAGCTTATATGTCTTATAAATGTTGATGAAGATGTAATGCCCTGTAGTTACTTCCCGCTTTCAGCCGGTAATTTAAAAAACCAGAGTTTTCGTGATATATGGGAGAGCTCAAAACTCTTCAAAGAACTGAGAGATTTTAAATCCTATAAAGGGCGTTGTGGAGTCTGTGAATATTTAAATGTATGCGGAGGATGCAGAGCTCGTGCCTATTGTTTAAAAGATGACTATATGGATGAAGATCCTCAATGTAATTACATCCCAAGGAGATTTACATGAGAGATGCTTTTCTGAAAGCCTGTAAAGGTGTGAGACCTCCCTATACTCCTGTATGGTTCATGAGACAGGCAGGAAGATACATGCCAGAGTATCAAAAAATAAGGCAGAAATACGATTTTCTTACAATGTGTAAAACTCCTGAAATCGCTGCGGAAGTGACAATGCAACCTATAAAAATTTTAGATGTTGATGCAGCAATCTTGTTTTCTGATATTTTGATTCCCCTTGAGGCAATGGGTTTAAAAGTAGAGTTTATAAATGATAAAGGACCAGAGGTTTCACCCCCTGTAAGAACAGGGAGTGAGTTAAAAATTTTAAGACCTCTTGAATTGCCAGCTATAGATTTTGTTTTTAAGACAATTAAAATTTTATTAAAAGAACTTGATGTTCCGCTGATAGGCTTTTCTGCCTCGCCATTCACTCTTGCTACATATTTAATTGAAGGTGGTTCTTCAAAGGATTTTATTAATACAAAAAGATTTATTTTCTCGGAACCAGAGAACTTTCATAATCTCATGGAAATTCTTACTGATGCAACCATGCAGTATCTTCTTGAGCAGATAAAAGCAGGAGTTCATGCAGTTCAGATTTTTGATACGTGGGCTGGAATTCTTTCTCCATACGATTATGCCATATTCTGCAAACCCTATTTAAAAAAAATTATAGAAAAACTTTCTTCAACTGTTCCTTTAATCTATTTCTGCCCAAATACTTCAGGGCTTATCAATCATATTAAAGATTTAGAAGTGGATGTTTTTAGTCTTGACTGGAGAGTAGATATCAAAGAGGCTTGTTTGAATTTTGATTATAGACCACTTCAGGGAAATCTTGATCCTCTGGTGCTTCTTGGTAGAGAAGATGAAGTTTTAAAAAGAGTAAAAACCATATTAATTGATGGCAGATGTGCAAAATCTCATATTTTCAATCTTGGTCATGGTGTTAATATCAATACCAGTGTGGATGTATTAAAAAAAGTTGTTGATTTTATTCATGAATTTCGTTTTGAGGAGGTTAACCGTGCTTAAAATAGGAGTTTTAGCCTCAGGAAGAGGTTCTAATTTTCAGGCAATAATTGATGAGATTGAAGCTGGAAGCCTTCCTGCAAAAATAGAGATTCTTATAGTTGACAATCCAGAGGCTTATGCAATTGAAAGAGCTAAAAAACACGGGATACCTTATCTTTACATCAATCCAAAAGATTTTCCTACGAAGGAAGCATTTTATGAAAAAATAAGAGATGAGCTTTTAACCAGAGGTGTTGAATTGGTGGTTCTGGCTGGATTTATGAGAATTGTTAAAAAGCCATTGCTTGATGCTTTTCCAAACAGAATTATGAATATTCATCCCGCCCTACTACCTTCTTTTCCCGGACTTCATGGGCAGAAACAGGCAGTTGATTATGGAGTTAGAATAAGTGGATGCACTGTTCATTTTGTTGATGAGGGAGTTGATTCAGGTCCAATAATTATTCAGGCAGCTGTGCCAGTTCATCCTGAGGATACAGAAGATAGCCTTTCTGAGAGGATTTTAAAGCTTGAGCATAAGATTTATCCTGAGGCAATAAGACTTTTTGCTCAGGGAAGACTTAAGGTAGAAGGAAGAAAAGTAAAAATTTTAAATTATAGCCTTCCTGAAAAGTATTTTACAAATCCTGAGTTAGGACAATAAAATGAGTAAATTCAGGGCACAAAATACAGTAAGACCAACTCCTGCTGTAGTTAGAAAGGCTATTTTTGATATTTTACAGGATGTTGAGGATAAAACATTTGTCGACCTGTATGCAGGTAAAGGCTTTGTTGGAATAGAGGCATTAAGAAGAGGTGCCCGTGAGGTAATATTTGTAGAAAAGGATCCTGTTTTATGCATCTTTATAAAAAACACCGTCCAGAAAAAGAAACTCTCCGATAAAGCAAAAGTTTACAATCTGGATGCAGTGCATTTTCTTGAGCAGAGTTCCAGAGCATATGACATAATTTTTGCAGATCCTCCTTATGAATCAGGAGAGCTGGAGAGATTATTCAAACTATTTGAAAAAAAACTTATTGTTAAAGAAAACGGATTATTGATACTGCAGCATTACAAAAATGAATCATTAAGGGAGAGACTTAAAGCTCTTAAAATACATAAATGCTATAAATATGGTGATACTCTTTTAACTGTTTACAGGAGGTAAGAGTGAAGAAAATAGGAATTTATCCAGGAACATTTGATCCTATAACAAATGGACATCTTGATGTCATCAAAAGAGCACTTAAAATTTTTGATGAGCTTATAGTTGCTGTTGCAGTATCAAGTTATAAAAAAAATCCTGTTTTTACTGTGCAAGAGAGAGTTCATTTTATAAAAGAAACAACAAAGGGGATTAAAAATTTAAAAGTTGAACCCTTTGATGGTCTTCTCGTTGATTTTTTAAAAGAAAAGGGAGCTGTGGCTATTGTAAGAGGGTTAAGAGCAGTCTCAGACTACGAGTTTGAACTTCAACTTGCTCATGCCAATCGGAGACTTTTTAAAGAAGCTGAAACAGTATTTTTAATGCCTTCTGAAGAATACTCTTTTCTTTCTTCCAGTATTGTTAAAGAAATTGCATATTTTGGAGGCTCAGTAAAAAACCTTGTACCTGCAGTTGTGGAAAAGGCACTAAAGAAAAAATTTAAAAGTAGCGTTTAATGAGCAAACATTGCGTTTCTGTTTGACTTTTTAAGGTAAAATGTATTATTTTTAAATAATTAACCTGCTTTATTTTAAATGGGCAGGTAGCTCAGTCGGTAGAGCAGGGGCCTGAAAAGCCCCGTGTCGGCGGTTCGATTCCGTCCCTGCCCATTTAATTATAGTCCACTGAGGTGCGTTATTGCCCAGAAGACTTGAAAAAATATAGAAAAATCAATCAAAATATGTTCATTGTTGTCCATTATGGTTCAGGTAAAGCCAGATAATTTTGACGGTATTTATGACGGTAACTGTAAAGTTAGATAGTTTAGATACCGTAAGATGCTAACTGAAATAAAGATAAAATCAGCAAAGCCTAAGGAGAAGCCTTATAAGCTTTACGACAGTAATATTTTGTACTTACTGGTAACTCCTGGCGTTTTGACTACAGATTTAAAGGTACAGAAATTATCCCTTAGTTTTTTATTCTCTTCTGTTACTCCGGGGATTAATATAGCTTTTGTATGCTATGTAGAAGTTATATAACAAGTGTTGCTATGGCTTTATTTCTTAGTACTGATGCGATCTCCTTTGCTTTATCTTCAGCAAAAAACAGCTTAAGTGTATCTTCAAGACTGTCATACGTGCCATCAAAATCTGTTGCTATTGCATAGAATTCCTGTTTACTTGGAAGTTTTAATAACTGACCAATGTTTTCATCAGTTAAATGGAGTTCTTTAGCCAAATTATAAGGTAAAAAATAAACTACAGTATCTGCTATGGTTTTTATCCCCCTTTTTTATATATTTTTTCTTTGATTATCTCAGTTAGCTTATCTTCGAGGTGGCACTTGTCAAGAGTTTTGTGTCTGGCCATAGAATTTTCTGTTAAAAATCTGTCTGAGTTCATAGGCATTAGCCTTGAGTATAGGGACGGGTTTTTTCCATCTGCCCTGTAATAATCGCTCCCTCTGCAAAAACAGATTCGTCTCAAGTATTTCAACTGATTGAAAGTATCCTCCAAGCCTGAGCCTTATCTCCTCTATCCTCCGGTTAAAGTTCTCTACTGCATTGGTTGTGTATATGTGTCTTCTTATATTTTCAGGATATCTAAGGAAATTAAAATACTTCTCTGCCTTCTCCTTCAGTTATTTCATAAAATAAGGATAACTTCTCTGGTATCTATCTCAGAGGGCTTTAAACCTCTCTACAGCCTCCGCAAGACCTGCACTGAATTGTTTTATCTGATGAAGCTTTTTGAGAAACTCCTTGGATGCCTCCTTCCCCATATTCCTCCTTATGTTTCTCTTTAAATGCACAAAACACAACTGATGCTCTCAGCCTTCCTTACTCTCTGAGCCAAAAAACTCATAAAATCCATAGATATCCTTCTGCCCCTGAAGGGCTATCCCCATTCATCATAGTTGAGATTTACCTTGGTCTTAGCCCCTTACTTCAGGGATTCCTGTTTGGACCTTAGGGTTGTCATTCCGAGGGTGGCATTCCACCCGAGGAATCTCTGAGTCTTTCAATGCCGAAAAAAAACAAAGGAGATTCCTCGCTTCGCTCGGAATGACAAATTATGGGCAGGCTCGGAATGACAAATTATGGGCAGGCTCGGAATGACAAACAAAGAGCCCCTGACGTCAGGGATTCCTGTTTGGACTTAAGGTCAAGGCAGAAGGAGCCTTCAGAGAGCTGACGAGGGTAATAGCCATTGGCCTTGTTCCCAGGGCTATTTTTTAGAAATATCTGCCTTTCGGATTTCATTATCTGGTTAATCGTTTCCTCAAGAAGCCTTTTTATACCTGGATGCTCACCCATTAAAGCATCTCCAAACACATTCTCAACTGCCTGCCTGAATATTTCTTCCTTTGCTGCTTCATAGAGTTCCTTGTGGTTTTCCATGTCCCTTTTCCTCATTCAGGTTATTTTATTTTCAAAACCATATATTTTATACACAGACACAAGATTATTTTAACTTCCGATTAAGGACTAATCGGATGAATTTTCAGGGACAGAATTATGATCTAACCAATACCCATTTTCAGGGACATTGAATTTTGATCTAACACGGAGACAGAAAGTAATATTTAGTTAGGGAGTAAAAAATATGAGAAACCCCTTTGGGGTTCCAAAGGTTTCTATAGACACACTTGATTTGGTGAAATCTAATACAGGGGGTCTTTACTTACGAATGGCTGATAGTAAAGCAAACTTGAACTTTGCACTTCCTTTAGACAAACTATTTGAATTTTTTGAAGAGAGCAAATCTTTAGATAGAGTAAATATAGCATTATATAGTTTTGATAAGCTAGGGGATTACTTAAGACCTTTGGCTGCAGTTATGATTACAAAAGAACAAATTTATGAAATGAAAGGGATAGCCCGAGTAGCAGAAGCAGCCTACAGTTTTGAAAAAGATAAAGCGTAAGAACAAGAGTGGTTAGTCATCGATACTGTTGTGAACATTACTTAGAAGATGACTATATGCTGGATTCATAGTATAATCATAATGCCTTCTTGATTTTTCCTCAGAAATTTCGATCTCTTTTTTATTTTTACGTTTTCTATGTGAATACTGATTAATCATTTCTTCTATATCTTGGTTTGGGTCTTTTCTTTTAGCTGATGATATTTCGTCATCGTCTTCAGGTACCCACATCCAGAATTCCTTGACATCCATAGTTTACCTCCTGTAAATTTGTATTTGACTTATATAAATATTACTCTATGTTATAAATTATGTCAAGAGACAAAAGTAATATCTATGTAGAAAGTAGAAAATAAGTAAGTAAAAGAGTATAAAGGTTTAAAAATTTTATAATGAACCCCTTTGGGGTTAAAAAAATTTTTAATGGAGGGAAAATGGAAAGTTATATCAAAGAAGGTTATATCTTTTTTGTTTTTACCTCAGTTGATGGAGAGGCTGAGGTAAAAAGAAGTTTGTTGAGACAGATTTTAGTTCAATACGGGCTAGTAATATCTATAGGCGGACTGCTGGTATTAAAACCAGATGACCTCTATGTTGGAAAGACAATGGAAAAGTTAAGAGAAAGAGTTTTGAAGGAATTCGAATTTATTTTTCAAGAATACAAAACAAACTTTTCCAGAGCTATCTCAAGGTAGCTGTTTAATTTTCGCACTTTTTAAAACCCTGTAATGGAATTAATCCATTACAGGGATTTTTTATTGCAATCCCTTTTTAATGAGTCCCCGTTTTTTACTTTGAGTAATATTTATAAAAAATGTTGTAGGGGGTATCCCTTGAGAGAAATCGTCTTATCATCATTCATCAATGAAAGCCTTAACAAGTTGGAAAACAGCAGTATCCAAAAAAAGCTAATTGCTACCCTGGTATTCTTTGTCTCTGTTCTTACTTTTTTTACTCCTATAACTCATGTTGGTCTTGTTGGCTTAATAGTATCTGTTTTGCTTTTTGTTAACTCTCAAAAAGTTAACCCACGAAAAATCAGGCTTGAATCAGGTGCTCAAGGAGAAAATGTTCTTAAACAGACTTTAAGACGAATCTTGTCTGACAGCTATACTGCTTATTACGGGTATCAGACACAAAGCAATGGAGACGTAGACTGTATCGTCGTTGGACCTAAAGGGGTGATTCTTATTGAAGTCAAAAATCACAAAGGAACTATACTTTATGAAGAAAGAACAGGTTGGCGTTGCGTAAAGACTGGCAAAAAAGGAACTTACGAAGGTTTTATCAAAAACCCTGGAAAACAAGTAACAAAAAATTACTGGGAGATAAGAGAGTTGCTTTCTTCTTATGGAATAGATATTCCTGTATATGCAGTTGTGGTGTTTACAAACCCAAAAGCTACCCTGGAAATAAAAAGCCCTACTTTTGGTTATAAAGTTTTAAAAGTGGAAGACCTACAGAGTTACATTGATTCTTTACCTGAAAAAGTTTGTCCAAAGGCTATAGATAAAGCTAAGAAAGCTTTTAAATGTGAGAGTTAAGCCAGTGGTTTCTGGCTTAACTCCTAAGGTTAGTTTTTTATCTTACGCTGGATGTTACTAAAGAGTTGTTGACATTATTCATTCTTTCAAATGCCTGCTTTGCATTTTTTATGAATGCTTTTACTTTTTTAAAATCTTTATTTCCATCTTCATCTTCTACACCACTGTTTACATCTACTGCTACAGGATTAACCTGTAGTATAGCAAGCTCTATGTTATCTGGGTTTAGACCTCCAGCTAGAATAACTGGCTTGCTTAATCCCATGCTTATTCTTGCACTTACTTTCCAGTCGTGTGTTTTACCTGTCCCGCCAACCCTGTTGTCTGCTGCTGTGTCAAGTATTATAGCATCTACAAAGCTTGTATAAAGCGGTATTGTAGCAATTGACCCTGGAACGTTTGCATGAAATGCTTTTATAAGTGTTAGCTCAGGGGCTACTTTCATAATAGTGTAAATTTCTTCAGGAGATATGTCGCTATGTAGTTGAACAACACTACATCCTGTTTGCTCTACAAGACTGAGAACTTCCTTAGCTGTTGTTACGTGAGTTACCATAACGGGTACAATTTCTTCTGGTAAGACTGATATGGCAAGCCTTACAAAGTCAGGGTTGACCGCATCTAAGGTAAAATGCCTTGCTCCTACGATAAAGCCAACAGCATCTGGTTTTGCCTCTGAAACAACCTTAAGATCGTGTGCTGAACGAATACCACAGATTTTTACTTGATAACTTAGCATGAAAACCTCCTTAAAAGTAGAATAGATTGCTATCTATTTTATATTACTTTTTATTACTTTTGGCTTAAGTTATTCTTTGACATACTTTATGGAAAGCAGATTGGAGAGAGCTGTTAAGAATTCCACCTTCTTCAGGGGATTGGGAGTATGAAGTAAGTGAAAAAGTTGGGGGGGTGTAGAGATTCATTAATTACTCCCTATAATCCAAAGGGTGTAAATATTAACTCATAGGGGTCTTTTCTATTTTTCCTCTGATTTGGAAATATAGTCCAGTGCTTCTTTTTCATTTTTTTCGATAGCAATCTCTATTGCTTTTTTTGCTATCTCTAATAATTCCTTTGCCTTTTTTCTTGTCTCGTGAGATTTTTGAACTAATGAGGCGATTTGTTGCTGGGTTGAGAGGGGAAGAATGGGGATAAGTATTGATTTTATTTCTTTATCCGAAATTTTAGGTTGCCCTGTTTGAGTTTTTTTCTTTTCAATTTGGCTTTGGATAATCACCGATTGAAACAATATTTCCGCATACTCCGGGATGATTTCTTTGTTTAATTCCTTTTTAATTCTTAATCTGCCTGTATTATTTGAACAAAAACCACCAGAAAGTTCTTTATAAATTCTGTTTGTTTTTCCAATAGTATCACCAATTATAGCAATAACAATATCATTTTCTTGAAGGCTATTAGCTTCATCTATCGGGTAGTTATCTTTAATGTAAATAATTTTAGATTCATCAATACCTGTCTTACCTGTGAGTTCTTTTATCCTAATGTATGGTCTACTTGTTTTTTCTTCTGTGTAATAATCGGTAGATATAAAAATCCCCCGTCTAAAATCAAAAATTTTCTTTAAAAATTCTATCCGATGTTTTTTAGAAACAGTGCTTAAGATTTCCTCATACACAGGCTGGAAATATTCCGCATCTATTCTATAAGCAGAGAAGGTATCTGAAAGTTTAGCAGTATAGGTTTTTTTGTATCTTGGCTTGAAGTCTTTAAGCCCGAGTTCTTCTAAAAGCAAGCTTTCGGCTTGGGAGTAAAGAGATTCACTTTGTTTTAAAAGATTTTGAGCTTTTAAATACAGTATTTCTGTTCTTCTGATTATTTCTTCAGGTAATATAGGGATGGGTATTGTTTTTATATAACTTGGTGCAATATGAGGTTGTAATCCGCTATAAATTCCTCTTATCAAAATTTTCTGTCCATAGTTGGTAGTTAAAAAGACCCCTAAATAATAAGAGAATTTAAAAGTTGGTTTTGCTATTAATAAATCTGAAGAAGCAATAATTTTTTTAGGCTCTCCTGTATAAACTGTTAAATCTCCTACATTCCCTGACCTTACAAATAGTATATCCCCTTTTTCTAACAAATTTTTAGGCATTAGTTTTGCTTTTTCCTCAGAAATAAACTTTTTTTCTGATAGATCAAACATTAATGGTCTTACATTTTGGGCAAGTAAAAATAGATAATCTTGTTTTTCCTCTTCATATTCTCTTTTTATTTCCTTGGGATGAATAATTTCTTTTACAAGATTTTTGAAATATACAAATTTTTTCTTTAATAACTTCTGTTTTACTTCTAAATACTCTGGGTCGTAATACTCTGCATCAATCCTTTTTGCTCCTTCAAGTTCTGATAATTTTATAACGCTAAATACTGCCATATTACCTCCAAAAATCAAAATGATTATCGCCTTTTGCTAACTGTTCTTTGGCAAACTTAATGAAAGCCTCTGCTATTTCGTCCAAGTCGTGATCAATTACCGGGTGTCCGTATTCATCTAAGACAAGAGAGCCATCAGGGTTTTTCTTGTATCTATAGTCCCCGCTTTCATCCTTTACTGGCTTTTCATTAACAGCAAAGAAAATCGGATAATCTATTTCCTGCATTACTTTTCCATCAAGCCAGTATTTCTTAAAGGCAGATGTTATCCTATCCTCATTTAGAACTAAGCTTATCTGTCCTGCTAAAGTCCTTTGAGAGATTTCTTTGGTGAGTTTGTTTATCTTACTTTGTAGTGTCTTTATTTCTTTTCTCAATTCAGCTTTTCTTGCAGGGTTTGCACTTTTTAACTCCTCTTGTTTTTCTCTTAATACTTCGTCTAATTCGGATTTCTCCTGAACTAAAACATTAAGGGTTTTCTTTCCTCTGTTTTCTTCTTCTGTCTCTTCTGTTTCTTCACTTTCAGCCACATCTTCTGGTAATTCCTCAATTTCTTCTCTGCTTTCAAAATAGGTTTCCAAGAAAGAGTTTAGTTCTTCAGGAATTTCTTGTTCAGCTACCGAACTATCCCAGGTTAAATCTTGATATTTTTCTTTTAGTTTTTTCAAAAATTCTTCCCATTCACCTTCATATTTTGCCTTTGTCTGTTGAGTCTTCTCTTTTTCTTCATCTGTGTATTTTTGTAAGAACAAAATGCTTGTCTTTGTTCCTGTATGTGGTTTGAATGTGTTGACATGCAGTCCTACCACTGCTAAAATTCTTGCCTCATCGATAATAAATCTGCGGATGTATTCAGCATTTGTATTGTTTAGTAAGCCTTGTGGCAAAACAATAGCCATTCTTCCACCAGGTCTTATAAATTGGAGAGAACGCTCTAAAAAGAGAATGTGCCTTTCGGTTTTGTTTTCCCACTTTCCATTTCTTTCAGCTAGTTTATAGAGTTTTAAGATATCCCTTTCTTTTACTGTTCCAGCAAATGGTGGGTTGGTTATTAAGACATCAAAATCAAAGTACAAAAACTTTTCTTGATTTTCCCTGTCTTTTTCAAGATTATTAGGAAATCTTAAGAGCCTGCTTCTTAAACCTGATTTTGTTTCATCTTCCCATGTATGAGGCGCTAATGAGTTGTCTTTATAGACATGGGACTTGCCATCCCCTACAATGAGGTTAATTGCTTTGGCTATCTTTACGGCTTTTTTTGCAAAATCAATTCCATAAATCTTGTTTTGAGCAAAGTTTCTCGCATTTTCAGGTAGAGGTTTACCGCTTATCATGCCTCCTGCAACCCACATTACAGAATGTAAAAGGAATCCAGCAGGACCACAAGCAGGATCAATAATAAACTCATCAGCTTTAGGATTAAGCATTTTAACAGCCATATCTGCAATGGGGCGGGGAGTAAAAAACTGCCCTTCTTTCTTCTTGGAAACCTGAGGAATTAGATACTCAAATGCTTCATCAATGATCCGAAGATTAGAATTGAAAAGTTTTATTTTTTCAAGAAAGGAAACGCAAATTTTTAAGTGGTCATTTCTTAACTCAATTTTATCTGTTGGCTCAAAAATTCCTTGCCATTCTCTCTTTGCTCCTTCTAATAGATTTGCAATTGCTCTTTTTACTTGTTCTGGGCTTCTGTCACCAACGAAGAATTCTAACTGATAATATGGGTCGTTAATCCCTCTCCATTCATCGTAGAGTTTGGCATAGATTAACTTAAAAGTCTCTTCAAATGGGTCTACTCCTGCATTGCCTAAAACAAGCTCCTCTAGGTCTAGCAGTATCTTTTTAAGGGTAGTTTTACCTTGCTTTAATTCATCATGCTCTTCAAGCCATCTAAGAGTCCATCTTTCAGTTAAAATATCTCTTAGTGTTTCTCCTGCCTTGGGTATTCTTGGAATTTCTACAAAGATATTAGGTTCTTCTCGGTGAAGCCTTATTGTTTCATTTCCATTAGACCAAATACCAATCGGTGCTCCTTCAGCATTACAATAACTCTTTAATTGTTCTAACCCTGCGGTTCTTTGAGGTCTTTTTATTTCAAAAATTATGTAGGGATGCTGAAGGTCTTCTTGAAGGACAACTATATCTGCTAAACCAGAATCTCTTGAGCCAAAATAAATCACCCTTTCAACATCTATCCTTTCTTTCGGATAGTTATATTCGTTTAATAATCTATAAACCCAAAGTTGCCTTACAATTTCT from Thermodesulfovibrio sp. 3907-1M harbors:
- a CDS encoding radical SAM protein, with the translated sequence MKFEPKWIAWEITRRCNLHCIHCRSSSEEVVKEHPDPPKEECFRIIDDISSYAQPVIVLTGGEPLLREDVFDIAEYGRSKNLRICMATNGTLVDDEICKKIKNVDIKMVSLSLDGPDEKTHDDFRQQKSAFKATINAAKLFKKYEIPFLINSSFTKRNQKFIEDTYHLAKQLGATAWYMFMIVPTGRGEDLLNELINKEDYEKILHWHYEMEKNEKDMLVRPTCAPQYYRIILEKSKKEGEKFERRSLKFSTGGAKGCVAAQLICLINVDEDVMPCSYFPLSAGNLKNQSFRDIWESSKLFKELRDFKSYKGRCGVCEYLNVCGGCRARAYCLKDDYMDEDPQCNYIPRRFT
- the hemE gene encoding uroporphyrinogen decarboxylase — protein: MRDAFLKACKGVRPPYTPVWFMRQAGRYMPEYQKIRQKYDFLTMCKTPEIAAEVTMQPIKILDVDAAILFSDILIPLEAMGLKVEFINDKGPEVSPPVRTGSELKILRPLELPAIDFVFKTIKILLKELDVPLIGFSASPFTLATYLIEGGSSKDFINTKRFIFSEPENFHNLMEILTDATMQYLLEQIKAGVHAVQIFDTWAGILSPYDYAIFCKPYLKKIIEKLSSTVPLIYFCPNTSGLINHIKDLEVDVFSLDWRVDIKEACLNFDYRPLQGNLDPLVLLGREDEVLKRVKTILIDGRCAKSHIFNLGHGVNINTSVDVLKKVVDFIHEFRFEEVNRA
- the purN gene encoding phosphoribosylglycinamide formyltransferase, whose product is MLKIGVLASGRGSNFQAIIDEIEAGSLPAKIEILIVDNPEAYAIERAKKHGIPYLYINPKDFPTKEAFYEKIRDELLTRGVELVVLAGFMRIVKKPLLDAFPNRIMNIHPALLPSFPGLHGQKQAVDYGVRISGCTVHFVDEGVDSGPIIIQAAVPVHPEDTEDSLSERILKLEHKIYPEAIRLFAQGRLKVEGRKVKILNYSLPEKYFTNPELGQ
- the rsmD gene encoding 16S rRNA (guanine(966)-N(2))-methyltransferase RsmD, with the translated sequence MSKFRAQNTVRPTPAVVRKAIFDILQDVEDKTFVDLYAGKGFVGIEALRRGAREVIFVEKDPVLCIFIKNTVQKKKLSDKAKVYNLDAVHFLEQSSRAYDIIFADPPYESGELERLFKLFEKKLIVKENGLLILQHYKNESLRERLKALKIHKCYKYGDTLLTVYRR
- the coaD gene encoding pantetheine-phosphate adenylyltransferase, which translates into the protein MKKIGIYPGTFDPITNGHLDVIKRALKIFDELIVAVAVSSYKKNPVFTVQERVHFIKETTKGIKNLKVEPFDGLLVDFLKEKGAVAIVRGLRAVSDYEFELQLAHANRRLFKEAETVFLMPSEEYSFLSSSIVKEIAYFGGSVKNLVPAVVEKALKKKFKSSV
- a CDS encoding nuclease-related domain-containing protein, whose translation is MREIVLSSFINESLNKLENSSIQKKLIATLVFFVSVLTFFTPITHVGLVGLIVSVLLFVNSQKVNPRKIRLESGAQGENVLKQTLRRILSDSYTAYYGYQTQSNGDVDCIVVGPKGVILIEVKNHKGTILYEERTGWRCVKTGKKGTYEGFIKNPGKQVTKNYWEIRELLSSYGIDIPVYAVVVFTNPKATLEIKSPTFGYKVLKVEDLQSYIDSLPEKVCPKAIDKAKKAFKCES
- a CDS encoding phosphoribosylanthranilate isomerase translates to MLSYQVKICGIRSAHDLKVVSEAKPDAVGFIVGARHFTLDAVNPDFVRLAISVLPEEIVPVMVTHVTTAKEVLSLVEQTGCSVVQLHSDISPEEIYTIMKVAPELTLIKAFHANVPGSIATIPLYTSFVDAIILDTAADNRVGGTGKTHDWKVSARISMGLSKPVILAGGLNPDNIELAILQVNPVAVDVNSGVEDEDGNKDFKKVKAFIKNAKQAFERMNNVNNSLVTSSVR
- a CDS encoding restriction endonuclease subunit S is translated as MAVFSVIKLSELEGAKRIDAEYYDPEYLEVKQKLLKKKFVYFKNLVKEIIHPKEIKREYEEEKQDYLFLLAQNVRPLMFDLSEKKFISEEKAKLMPKNLLEKGDILFVRSGNVGDLTVYTGEPKKIIASSDLLIAKPTFKFSYYLGVFLTTNYGQKILIRGIYSGLQPHIAPSYIKTIPIPILPEEIIRRTEILYLKAQNLLKQSESLYSQAESLLLEELGLKDFKPRYKKTYTAKLSDTFSAYRIDAEYFQPVYEEILSTVSKKHRIEFLKKIFDFRRGIFISTDYYTEEKTSRPYIRIKELTGKTGIDESKIIYIKDNYPIDEANSLQENDIVIAIIGDTIGKTNRIYKELSGGFCSNNTGRLRIKKELNKEIIPEYAEILFQSVIIQSQIEKKKTQTGQPKISDKEIKSILIPILPLSTQQQIASLVQKSHETRKKAKELLEIAKKAIEIAIEKNEKEALDYISKSEEK